TTCCCGGGTAGCCTATAATCATTAAATTTTTATGTTCGTTTACAGAAACAAAGCCATCGAGGATCGCTTCATTTAATTCCTGATTCCTTGAGGCAAATTCAGATTTGACTTTTTCCCTATCATACTCCTGTATTAATTTTTTATCCAATAGGTGCACCTTCACAAATATTTCTTCTAAGTCCCAAGGTTCACTCATCCCCAAAACCTTTATTTTACCATACAGCCTAATATATTTCTTCGAATATTCATCCGAAAATTCATATATTTTTTTTGAATGCTACTTTTTGTATACCTACCGCTTTTAACTAAACCATCCCAGATTGATGAAAGACTCCTTTCTGCAAGGTCAGCAATAGTTTTGGATGTTAATTCATGAAAAATGTTGTCTTCCATTTTATATTCAATTTAATGTTTTGGTTACCGCCAACGGTAATACACCCGAAACAACGTTGCGCATATCCAACTATAATGAAAGAAAGTCGAAAGTTGCATCTGATTGATTAAAATTTAACGTTCAAAAGTGCTATAATACCTTATCGCCCTAAACAAACAAAAAATAATTCAAATTGTCAATCCGTATTTATACCTAGAAAAAAGACTCGTTTTTGCATCAAAAAAAATCAATAAATGTATCTGTAAATCAAAGCTGTCAATTATTACCGCGTTTTGGAATGGAAGACCCTGAAATTTTCGTCAAATAAACAAAAACGTCAGATTTCAAAAAACCAGGCGCAAAAATCTTCAAAAGGGAGCCACTCAAAATCCTCAAAAAATGCCCCAGTTTTTTATAAATCAATCCAAAAACTCCCTTTCATCTAATATTTTCAATAGGTTAGTGGAAAGTGGGACTAATTCAATTGCGAATTCATGATCATAATTATTAGGGTTGGGAAAAACACTCATCGATAATGGGGTCAACAAGCTCTTCACTTATTCTGAATCTGGTTGCAGAAATTCGTTTAGAGCCGATTTTTCTGCAAGTCTCACTGTATTAGGTGTACAATGAAAAATAAATCTAATTTTAACAAATGAAATCTGTCAACCTATTTCAGTACAAGACATGAGGCATAAAGATAAAAAAATAAGAACAAAACAATAAAATGACAACACATCAACAGCATATTAAATTCATTTGGGATATAGCAGACTTACTGCGTGGCCCCTATCGTCCACCGCAGTATGAAAGAGTAATGCTTCCTATGACAGTTCTTCGACGTTTTGATTCTGTATTAGAAAAATCGAAATCGGAAGTATTAAAAGAATTTGAAAGCTTAAAAGTCAGGTATAAAAACGAGATTCCTCCCTCAATTTTAAGTTCTAAACTCGAAATGATAACTGGGCAAAAATTTTACAATACCTCTCCTTTTACCTTTGAAAAATTAAAGGGAGCGCCAGATAGTATTGCACAGGATTTAGCAAGTTATATTAATGGATTTTCGCCCAACGTGAGGGAGATATTCGAGTTTTTCGATTTCGAGAAAGAAATCTTTGCGATGAATGACGCCAATATTTTATATCTCATTATCTCCGAATTTGCAAAGATTAATTTACATCTCGTAACAAACCGTGATATGGGCTTGATCTTTGAAAATCTTATTCGCCGTTTTAATGAATTGGCCAACGAAACTGCAGGAGATCACTTCACACCTCGTGAAATTATTAAGTTGATGGTGGATATATTATTTAATGATGACGATGATTTCCTGAAAGGCAAATCGGTAATCAGGGAGATATTAGATCCTACTTGTGGTACTGGAGGAATGCTTTCAGAAGCGAAATCTCATGTAACAAAAACTAATGAAGATGCTATTCTGGTTGCATACGGACAAGATTATAACAAACGTGCATTTGCAACAGCCGCAGCTGATTTATTGATTAAGTATGATAGCACGGCAAAGAAGGTTCAACCAGATACGATTCATTTTGGAGATACCTTGGTTGATGACCAATTTCCGGATAAGAAATTTGACTACTTGATTGCCAATCCTCCTTTTGGCGTGGACTGGAAAAAACAAAAATCACAGATAGATCGGGATAAAACAGGACGTTTTGAAGCTGGTTTGCCTCGTGTGAACGATGGAGCCTTATTGTTCCTGCAACACATGATTAGCAAATTTGAACCTTACGAACCATCGAAGAAAAAATATGGCTCCCGTTTGGCAATTGTGTTTAGCGGATCTCCTATGTTTTCTGGTGGGGCGGGTTCTGGAGAAAGTGATATTCGTAAATGGATTATCGAAAATGACTGGCTGGAAGGTATTATTGCGCTGCCAGAACAAATGTTCTATAACACAGGTATCACTACATATATTTGGGTGTTGACCAATCGAAAATCAAAGAATAGAAAAGGAAAAATTCAATTATTCAATGCCAGGGAATTTTACATACCAATGCGTAAAAGCCAGGGGAACAAACGACGTAAAATTGGGGAGGGTGAGGTAGATGATGGTATTATTCATGTAATGGAGCCCGATCAAATAAAAGAAATTGTTGCGGAATACGGGCAGTTTGCAAATTCGGCAAATGCTAAATTGTTTGACAATGAGGATTTTGGTTTTACAAGGGTTACAGTTGAGCGCCCATTGCGCCTAAAATACCAAATGACAACAGAGCGGAAATCTGTCTTTTTAGATGCTTGTCCACATTTGTTGGATGATGTACAGGCCATTGACAAAAAATTAGGGCAAGAAGTGTTCATGGATTGGAACAAGATATTGAAAGACATAAAAAAAATAAGCAAACAAAAATGGTCTGCGAGAGAGTTGATTGTATTCCGCAAAGTGTTTACAGACAAGGACACGAAAGGCGCAAAAGTGCTCAAAGGAAAAGCGGACTTTGAAGCTGACCCAGATTTAAGAGATTTTGAAAATATTCCTTTAAAAATAAACATTGAAGCATATTTTAAAAATGAGGTATTGCCATTTGCCCCAGATGCCTGGATGGATCGAACTAAAGATAAAGTAGGTTACGAAATCAATTTTAATCGATACTTCTTTAAGAATTCGCAAAATCGATCATTAGAAATAATCAATAAAGAATTGAATGAGATCGAGAAAGAAATTTTAGAATTATTAACTAAATGAGTATGAGCAATTATTTAGATTGGCAAAGTAAAATTTCTTCAGACCGTGAAATCGTTCCATTATTCTATGTTGCTGATTATCGGATTTCTCCAGTGGATAAAATACCGCAAGACAATGAGGATTCAGTAAAGCTTTGCAATTATACAGACGTTTATAAAAATACTTATATTACTTCTGACATTGAATTTATGGAAGGCTCTGCTTCTGATAATGAAATAGAAAGATTTTTGATTAAGGATGGCGATGTTTTAATTACAAAAGATTCTGAAAGCTGGAATGATATTGGAATTCCAGCAATTGTTAAAGGCGATTTTGAAAATATCACGATATGCGGCTATCACTTGGCTCTTATGCGACCAAAAGAAAATTTAGTAATTCCGAAATATCTTTTTTATTGCTTTGAATCAAAACAGCATAGACTACAATTAGAAATTGAAGCTACAGGTGTAACTAGATTTGGTATTCCCAAAAATGCTATTGCAAAATATAAAATTCCCTTACCAGCGCTTTCGCAACAAAACAAAATTGTTGATTATCTTGACAAAGAAGTATCTAAAATAGATTGCTTAATTGATAAAAAAATAAAGCTGCTTGCCATTCTCGAGGAGAAAAAAAAAGCTGTTATCAACCATGCAGTTACTAAAGGATTAGATCCCAATATCCCCTTAAAAAAATCTGGAATTGAATGGTTGGGGCCAATTCCCAAAAATTGGGAATTACAGAGATTGAAATTTTTAACGAAAAAAGTTGGAAGCGGTGTTACTCCGTCTGGGGGTTCTGTAGTTTACACAGATGAAGGTGTATTATTTTTAAGAAGCCAGAATATATATAATGATGGGTTAAGGTTTGATGATCAGACCTACATACCTGAAGAAATTCATGACGATATGAAATCCTCTCAGTTAAAAAAGGATGATCTACTTTTGAATATTACCGGCGGCTCTATTGGGAGATGCTACTATTATGATTTAGATATAGAAGCCAATGTCAATCAGCACGTTTGTATTTTA
The sequence above is a segment of the Bacteroidota bacterium genome. Coding sequences within it:
- a CDS encoding SAM-dependent DNA methyltransferase — encoded protein: MTTHQQHIKFIWDIADLLRGPYRPPQYERVMLPMTVLRRFDSVLEKSKSEVLKEFESLKVRYKNEIPPSILSSKLEMITGQKFYNTSPFTFEKLKGAPDSIAQDLASYINGFSPNVREIFEFFDFEKEIFAMNDANILYLIISEFAKINLHLVTNRDMGLIFENLIRRFNELANETAGDHFTPREIIKLMVDILFNDDDDFLKGKSVIREILDPTCGTGGMLSEAKSHVTKTNEDAILVAYGQDYNKRAFATAAADLLIKYDSTAKKVQPDTIHFGDTLVDDQFPDKKFDYLIANPPFGVDWKKQKSQIDRDKTGRFEAGLPRVNDGALLFLQHMISKFEPYEPSKKKYGSRLAIVFSGSPMFSGGAGSGESDIRKWIIENDWLEGIIALPEQMFYNTGITTYIWVLTNRKSKNRKGKIQLFNAREFYIPMRKSQGNKRRKIGEGEVDDGIIHVMEPDQIKEIVAEYGQFANSANAKLFDNEDFGFTRVTVERPLRLKYQMTTERKSVFLDACPHLLDDVQAIDKKLGQEVFMDWNKILKDIKKISKQKWSARELIVFRKVFTDKDTKGAKVLKGKADFEADPDLRDFENIPLKINIEAYFKNEVLPFAPDAWMDRTKDKVGYEINFNRYFFKNSQNRSLEIINKELNEIEKEILELLTK
- a CDS encoding restriction endonuclease subunit S — translated: MSNYLDWQSKISSDREIVPLFYVADYRISPVDKIPQDNEDSVKLCNYTDVYKNTYITSDIEFMEGSASDNEIERFLIKDGDVLITKDSESWNDIGIPAIVKGDFENITICGYHLALMRPKENLVIPKYLFYCFESKQHRLQLEIEATGVTRFGIPKNAIAKYKIPLPALSQQNKIVDYLDKEVSKIDCLIDKKIKLLAILEEKKKAVINHAVTKGLDPNIPLKKSGIEWLGPIPKNWELQRLKFLTKKVGSGVTPSGGSVVYTDEGVLFLRSQNIYNDGLRFDDQTYIPEEIHDDMKSSQLKKDDLLLNITGGSIGRCYYYDLDIEANVNQHVCILRVNEKVLYKYLYFSIISFIGQFQIDLLQYGGGREAVSFENIKNFWIPFPTIDDQKNIVVFLEKECSIFDSIIYKIKVAKNLLAEKRSAIISAAINGELNSILS